In Capsicum annuum cultivar UCD-10X-F1 chromosome 11, UCD10Xv1.1, whole genome shotgun sequence, one genomic interval encodes:
- the LOC107847029 gene encoding polygalacturonase At1g48100: MKKNYRHSSFVFLLILLLIFSTAFSIVSVEARKHHTRKSEIQHKHRKRQKNGSGNKATNYSNSPSPAPSPTPTPSHGFYPTQSPIFDILSFGAKGDGVSDDTKALEAAWEAACKVQGATLKIPEFQFLINPLTLQGPCMPNFVFQVDGILLAPPKVGSWPKSSLFQWLNFKWIHNFTIQGTGSLDGQGFNWWKLSQIDYFKVMKQSKSIPDMKPTVLRFYSSFNVTVRDIKIINSPQCHLKFDNSKGVKINNVTISAPESSPNTDGIHLQNTQDVEIHHSNIGTGDDCVSIQTGCSNIHVHHMNCGPGHGISLGGLGKDKSVACVSDIIVDNIILESTMYGARIKTWQGGIGSVKNISFSNIQVSDVRVPIMIDQYYCDKYVCKNQTGAVAISNVKFNQIIGTYTASPIHLACSNSIPCTDVDLIDIQLKPSRNYRGINQMGLCWNSYGKSQAPLLPSSIDYCVRNGSGFVRGISRSHEHVCS, translated from the exons ATGAAGAAGAATTATAGGCACTCTTCTTTTGtctttctccttattcttctaCTTATTTTTTCCACTGCATTTTCCATAGTATCTGTTGAGGCAAGGAAACACCATACCAGGAAGAGCGAAATACAACACAAACATAGGAAACGACAGAAAAATGGAAGTGGAAATAAAGCAACAAATTATTCAAACTCTCCCTCTCCTGCCCCatctccaactccaactccatcTCATGGTTTTTACCCAACACAATCTCCAATTTTTGATATCTTGTCCTTTGGGGCCAAAGGTGATGGAGTTTCTGATGATACCAAG GCACTTGAAGCAGCATGGGAAGCTGCTTGCAAAGTCCAAGGGGCTACTCTAAAGATTCCTGAATTTCAGTTCTTAATCAATCCCCTTACACTTCAAGGCCCATGCATGCCGAATTTCGTTTTTCAg GTAGATGGAATTCTTTTGGCTCCTCCAAAAGTAGGGTCCTGGCCAAAATCCAGTTTGTTTCAGTGGTTGAATTTTAAGTGGATACACAACTTTACCATCCAAGGTACTGGCTCCCTTGATGGCCAAGGCTTTAACTGGTGGAAACTTTCTCAAATTGATTATTTCAAG GTGATGAAGCAATCTAAAAGCATTCCTGATATGAAACCGACT GTTTTACGATTTTATAGTAGCTTTAATGTGACAGTTCGTgatatcaaaattataaacaGTCCTCAATGTCACCTTAAATTTGACAACTCAAAAGGGGTTAAAATCAATAACGTTACAATTTCTGCACCAGAAAGTAGCCCAAACACAGATGGTATTCACCTTCAAAACACCCAAGATGTGGAGATCCACCATTCCAACATAGGAACGg GAGATGATTGTGTATCAATTCAAACTGGCTGCTCCAATATTCATGTCCATCACATGAATTGTGGTCCTGGACATGGCATAAG CCTGGGaggactaggaaaagataaaagcGTTGCGTGCGTTTCAGACATCATTGTTGACAACATCATCTTGGAAAGCACTATGTATGGTGCTAGGATTAAGACATGGCAG GGTGGTATTGGATCAGTCAAAAACATATCATTTTCAAACATTCAAGTATCAGATGTTAGGGTTCCAATCATGATAGATCAATATTACTGTGACAAGTATGTGTGCAAGAATCAAACAGGAGCAGTAGCAATATCCAACGTTAAATTCAACCAAATAATAGGAACTTATACAGCCAGCCCAATCCATCTAGCTTGTAGCAATTCAATTCCATGCACAGACGTTGATTTAATTGATATTCAATTAAAACCTTCGAGGAATTATCGAGGAATTAATCAGATGGGATTGTGTTGGAATTCTTACGGAAAATCACAAGCACCACTTCTTCCTTCAAGTATAGATTATTGTGTTAGAAATGGAAGTGGCTTTGTTAGAGGAATTTCAAGATCTCATGAACACGTTTGCTCATAA